TGGGGTTCTCGCCCTCTATTTTTTCGTACTTGCCACATCGAATATCCTGGAAATACGGAAAAATACCAAGCCCGCGGAATTGATCGACGGGCCCATGGTATCGGTCCTGGTCCCCATGCGGAATGAGGAACATAATGTAGAAATCTGTATCAATTCTCTGCGGGAACAGACGTACCGGAATTATGAGATTTTGATAATTGATGATAATTCCACCGACCGTACCCTGGAACTGATACAGAAGATGGCCCGGGAGGATACACGGATACATATCTATCAGGGTATGCCCCTGGCCGAGGGCTGGTTCGGTAAGCCCTATGCTATGCAGCAGTTAGCCCGGGAAGCACGGGGGGAAATCCTTATGTTTACCGATGCGGACACGGTCCACAGCCCTACCAGTGTTTCCTGGACGGTGACCAATATGTTTACCCTCCAGGCGGATTTAATCTCCGGTTTTACCGGACAGGTTTTTAAATCCTTTGGAGAGACGATAGTCGGCTCCCTGTTGTTCTTTATGACCGGCTTTATTATTCCCCTCTGGATGAACAAGTTTTCCAAAATGGGAAGTTTCTCCACCGCCGTTGGGCAGTTTATTGCCATTAAAAAAGAGGTTTTTGACCAAATCGGCGGTTATGAGCCCCTGAGACACAAGACCACCGAGGATGTATACCTGGCCCGGTATGTCAAAGAAATGGGGTACAAGACCTTTTTTCTGGACATAAAAGGCCATATTCAATGCCGGATGTACCCGGGATACACCGCGGCGGTAGAGGGGATCGGCAAAAATATCTACGATTTTTTTGGAAAAAACCCGGTCATTGTTTCGATAGTAGCGGTGTTGGTACTGCTCTTCCTCTTCCTTCCCGCTCCTATGTTTTTTGTCAGCCTTGTTCGGGGCAGCCATTGGGCGCTGAACTTTATCACCATTGATTTTATCTACACCCTGACCTGGACCCTGCTTTTCCTTGACCGGCAGCAGCCCTGGTACTATGGATTTCTTTGGCCCTGCATTTTCCTGAACCTTTTTTACATGATAATCTGGTCCTGGTTTAAGACCGTTTCCGGCCAGGGTTTTTATTGGAAAGACCGGTTGGTTGGTTAGCAGCCCGGCTGCGAAGGGAGATCATGCGGTATCAACGGGGCAGACCTTTAATCAATACATCCCTTCCCTTTCGTATTGCCTCGGCGCTGGTTTTTAGTATCATTTGGCCGCTGGTTCAATTCATTAATTCCCTGCTCTATTCTACCGCCTGGAAAAACCGGGTGAAATTGTTTCGCCTTAAGCGGGCTATCCTGGTATCGAACCATACCACCCCCCTGGACCCCCTCATGGTTGCCGGTATGATTCTTCCCTACCGTACCTGGCATACCCTTCTGGAAGCGACCGTAGAAGCCCCGGTGGTGGGTACCTTTACACGGCTGCTTGGCGGTATTCCCCTGGCGCCGGGAGCCCGGGGTTTAAAACAGATCCTGGAGACCTGCGATACCGCTTTCCGGTACAAGAAATTTATCCATTTCTACCCCGAAGGGGAATGTTACCTCTATAACCAGCAAATCAATGAATTTAAGCCCGGGGCCTTCCTTATCGCTGCGGAACTGGATCTTCCGGTGGTCCCCCTGGTAACGGTGATGTCCGAGGGACTCTTTAAAGCTCCGTCGTTTTGGAGCAGAAAGCGGCCCAAGGAAACATTGGTGACCCTGGACCCGGTTTATCCTTCACAATACATCCGGCGGAACGAAGCGGGGGAAATTGAAAAAACTTCGGTGCGGGAATTTGCCGAAGCGGTACGGCGGATCATGCAGAACGAAATTACCCGGCGGGGGGGCAGTTCCGCCTTTTACCGGGGAAAAATGGAACGGGTAAAGGGTATCAACGGGTAACGGGGAAACTACCCCAGGGCCACATCGAGGATCATCATTAAGAGGAAACCGGCCATAACGGCCATGGTTCCGGCGTTGGAATGTTCCCCCAGGTGAGCCTCGGGGATGAGCTCCTCCACCACCACATAAAACATGGCCCCCGCGGCAAAGGACAGGAGCCAGGGCATGTAGGGTGCGATAAGGGCCGCAATGAATACCGTGAGAAGACCGAAGATGGGCTCCACCACCCCCGAAAGACAACCCACAAAGAACGCTTTAACGCTGCTCATCCCTTCCTGCCTTAAAGGGAGGGCCACCGCTGCGCCTTCGGGAAAGTTTTGTATACCAATCCCCAGGGCCAGGGCAATGGCGGAGATATACATGGAGGGATCCTCGCTATGCTGGGCCGCTAATGCAAAGGACAGGCCCACCGCCATCCCTTCGGGGATATTGTGCAGGGTTACCGCAGAAACAAGCAGGGTGGTCCGCTTCATGGAAGAAGAAGGTCCCTCCCGGGTGTTGGTTTCGGGGTGTAAATGGGGGATCAGGCGGTCAAGGAGGAACAGAAAAAGGACCCCGATAATGAAGCCGCCGGCGGCAGGAACCCACCCTACCCCGCCTTTGGCTTGCGCCTCCGCAATGGCCGGAACCAGGAGGCCAAACACCGCTGCGGCAACCATGATGCCCGCCGCGAATCCCAGGAACAGGGTCTGCAGGATCCTGCCGGTCTGCTTGCGGAAGAGGAAAACCATAGCTGAGCCCAGACAGGTCATGAAAAAAATGAAGCCCGTACCGGCGGCAACCCATAGTAGTTCACGCATGGTTTAAGTATAGGGTCTTCGGGGCTGGGCTGCCAGTTCTAAATTAAGAATAACGGGGGCATCCCTCCCACTGTCTTTACCAAACCGCCTGTCAGTTCTTCCTTCTTCATCCGTGAGGTCCGCGGTTAATCCCCTTCGTATTGTAACCTGTACAGCCCCGCATACAAGCCATTTTGGGCTATCAGTTCCCGGTGGGTCCCCTGCTCTACCAGGCGGCCGCCGGAAAGGACGAGGATACGGTTGGCGTGGCGTATGGTGGAGAGCCGGTGGGCGATGACAATGGAGGTGCGGTTTGCCAGGACCCGCTGAAGGCCCAGTTGGATCAGATGTTCCGTTTCCGTATCAACGGAACTGGTGGCTTCGTCTAAGATAACCACTGCGGGGTTGTGGGCAATGACCCGGGCAAAGCTGATGAGCTGCCGCTGGCCCGAGGATATATTGGCGGCCCCTTCGGAAAGCTTGGTCTGATAGCCTTCACTGAGGCGGGAGATAAATTCGTGGGCATGGACAGCCTTGGCGGCTTCTTCCACCTGCTCGTCCGTGAGGGGCAGCCCCAGGCGTATGTTATCCGCCACGGCGCCTGAAAACAGGAACACATCCTGCAAAACCGGAAGCACCGAGCGGCGCAGCTCCCCCAGGGGGATGTCG
The window above is part of the Treponema primitia ZAS-1 genome. Proteins encoded here:
- a CDS encoding ZIP family metal transporter, giving the protein MRELLWVAAGTGFIFFMTCLGSAMVFLFRKQTGRILQTLFLGFAAGIMVAAAVFGLLVPAIAEAQAKGGVGWVPAAGGFIIGVLFLFLLDRLIPHLHPETNTREGPSSSMKRTTLLVSAVTLHNIPEGMAVGLSFALAAQHSEDPSMYISAIALALGIGIQNFPEGAAVALPLRQEGMSSVKAFFVGCLSGVVEPIFGLLTVFIAALIAPYMPWLLSFAAGAMFYVVVEELIPEAHLGEHSNAGTMAVMAGFLLMMILDVALG
- a CDS encoding glycosyltransferase; protein product: MLQPVLDFAIRLYFPILGVLALYFFVLATSNILEIRKNTKPAELIDGPMVSVLVPMRNEEHNVEICINSLREQTYRNYEILIIDDNSTDRTLELIQKMAREDTRIHIYQGMPLAEGWFGKPYAMQQLAREARGEILMFTDADTVHSPTSVSWTVTNMFTLQADLISGFTGQVFKSFGETIVGSLLFFMTGFIIPLWMNKFSKMGSFSTAVGQFIAIKKEVFDQIGGYEPLRHKTTEDVYLARYVKEMGYKTFFLDIKGHIQCRMYPGYTAAVEGIGKNIYDFFGKNPVIVSIVAVLVLLFLFLPAPMFFVSLVRGSHWALNFITIDFIYTLTWTLLFLDRQQPWYYGFLWPCIFLNLFYMIIWSWFKTVSGQGFYWKDRLVG
- a CDS encoding lysophospholipid acyltransferase family protein, which codes for MRYQRGRPLINTSLPFRIASALVFSIIWPLVQFINSLLYSTAWKNRVKLFRLKRAILVSNHTTPLDPLMVAGMILPYRTWHTLLEATVEAPVVGTFTRLLGGIPLAPGARGLKQILETCDTAFRYKKFIHFYPEGECYLYNQQINEFKPGAFLIAAELDLPVVPLVTVMSEGLFKAPSFWSRKRPKETLVTLDPVYPSQYIRRNEAGEIEKTSVREFAEAVRRIMQNEITRRGGSSAFYRGKMERVKGING